A genomic window from Silene latifolia isolate original U9 population chromosome 11, ASM4854445v1, whole genome shotgun sequence includes:
- the LOC141613706 gene encoding uncharacterized protein LOC141613706, with translation MFPYAWLHHSNSDVEWHHQVWNKWTVPKHAIIAWLYHHRGLNTKDKLFRLNIANDNLCCICGSEEKTLQHLFFKCQYSKAVLSLIREWTCFCLPETRDQDWRRNARLSRLKVGIINSILNAVTYHIWRQRNGSRHDLQIQAPAGYLKMIQFEVRTKIQQQIKGTMSRRDRSWLEKLM, from the coding sequence ATGTTTCCTTATGCTTGGCTGCATCACTCTAATTCTGATGTAGAGTGGCATCATCAGGTTTGGAATAAGTGGACTGTCCCTAAGCATGCAATTATAGCCTGGCTTTATCATCACCGGGGTCTCAACACCAAGGACAAGCTATTTAGACTCAACATTGCTAATGATAACCTATGCTGCATCTGTGGAAGTGAGGAAAAAACTCTACAGCACCTGTTCTTTAAATGTCAGTACAGTAAGGCAGTTTTGTCTTTGATTCGTGAATGGACTTGTTTTTGTTTGCCTGAAACTAGAGATCAAGACTGGAGGAGGAATGCTAGACTGTCTAGACTGAAAGTGGGGATCATAAATAGCATTCTGAATGCTGTTACTTATCATATTTGGAGGCAACGAAATGGCAGCAGACATGATCTGCAAATCCAAGCACCAGCAGGCTATCTGAAAATGATTCAGTTTGAAGTTCGAACAAAAATCCAACAGCAAATCAAAGGCACAATGTCTAGGAGAGATCGTAGTTGGCTTGAAAAGCTTAtgtaa